CTTTTGATGATCATATTCGTCAAATGGCAGGATTAGGAATTGTTTGTGTCCCATAAACTAATAAAAATACAATTTATGAACGTCGTTCAGATTGCATATCTTGCAACAACCCACGAAACTGAGAAAATGGGGTTTTTCAAGAAACCATGAGAAAACGCCTATTTAGAAACCCGTTTTCTGTAAATTTTTGTTATATCCCCCTTGAAAAATTGGCGATTGTTTGCACAAAATAGTCGAAGTCATCCTTTGCGGTCAATGTCATGACTTCTACCCTGTTGCCGAGCCTTCCTGCTGTTGACGATGTTTTCTTCAATTTTGCTCAATCTGATGGCTTGAGTCAAGTTAATCAGGTGAATAGTGCGAGAAATCAGGGTTTAACCGCACCCGAATTAAATACTGTAGTCTTCCTCGATGCTGGT
This Microcystis wesenbergii NRERC-220 DNA region includes the following protein-coding sequences:
- a CDS encoding DUF4347 domain-containing protein, giving the protein MTSTLLPSLPAVDDVFFNFAQSDGLSQVNQVNSARNQGLTAPELNTVVFLDAGVTDYQTLQAGVIPEVATVILSANQDGIEQISAFLPQNPQITTIHLYY